CTGCTCGACCCCGAGGTAGCGCTTGGCCGCACCGGCAACCGCGGGGTCGATCGACGCCTGCGTGCCGCGAATCAGGAACTCACGAAGCAGGCCCATCGCCACCTCCGCATCGTGCAGGTCGCCGATATGATCCTGCAGCGCCACCAGCGCCTCGATGGCGGGGGCTGGCCCGGGACCCAATACCTCGCTGAAGAACTCCAGCAGATAGCGCAGGCGCTTGCCCTCGATCCGGAGCGCGTGGATGGTCTCGAGAGACGCCCAGCCCAGCACGGTCTCATAGGCGCGCACGTTGCCATAGTGCTCCCAGACGGCGGCGGGCAGGAGGTGCCGGACCAGCTGTGGCCTGGGTGGATCGCCCGCGTCGACGTCCTTCACGCCGGCGCCTGTGGTGGAGAGGAACGCCCCGTAGCTTTCGGTGAACGATCGGTAGTTGTCCGCCTTCAGATAGGCGACCAGCTCGTCCCGCGCGACACGACGCCGTCGCTGCCAGTCGTCGAGAACGGGCGTGAATGACCTCGCGTCGGCCGGGCCGAGTGAGGCCCCGTGTCGCTCCGCCGCCTCGATCAGCACGTCCAGGTCGCGGACCGCCCCGAGGCGCTCGGCCGCCGTCTTCAGCTCGTCCCGGAAGGCGTCGATGGCCTTGCGCCGGAACTGGGGAGCGATGATCCGGAAGGCGGCCCGCTGGCGGCGGGTGGCGACTCGCATGCGATGGAGGGCTTCGATGTCCTGGCCCTCGAGGGTACCCGCCTCGCTGGCCCGCATGCGTTCGTAGTGAAAGCGGAGGATCTTTCGGCCGGCCTCCGCTAGCGGCTCGTCGGCGCGGACGCCAGGGGTTTTCTTCTTCTTCCGGGGCGCCGCCCCGCGAGGGCTGTCCAGGATGGCCAGAGCGCGCTCGAACTTGGACGCTGGCTGCGGCTCGAGCTCGAACGCACCGAGGCCGGCGTCGATTGCCCGAAGATCGTCCAGCGTGCCGTCTCCCGCGAGCTCGATCTCGACCTCGTGCATCGCCGTCCGGTGTCCCTCGACATCGATCTCGACGGTATCGAGCGACAGCTCGCCGACGGCACGTCCGTCCCGCTCCACGGCTCGGAGGACCCGGTGCTGGCGCAGGGCGAAGAGCTCGGCGAGCGCCTGGTCCTTGGCCAAGCCGCTGACGACCTCGCGCGCCGGGCCGTCGGGCCACTCGCCGGGTGGCCCGTATCGCGCGATCTCGCATTCATACTCTTCACGCCGGTGGACCCCGCCCTCGGCCCGGGCCAGCTCCTTGACGGTCACCACCCAGCGCTCGCCTCCCTCGGTCTCGCGCAGCCGGCAGCTGTAGCCCGCGCGCAGGAGAGCACGCTGCGCCGTGTCCAGGTAGTGATCGACCAGGTGTCGTTCGCCCGCGGGGTGAAGCGCATAGCCGTCCACCGCTCCGAGCTCGAGCAGGGTGACGAAGACGGCCGGGCGAGCAACCGTGTACTTGGCTTCTATCTCCACCGGGGTGTACCGAGGGAACGAGAAATACCCTACGGGCCAGATTATACTCGCCCGCGGGTGTGAGATCGCAAACCCACACACTCCTCGTCGTCGAGGTCGACATGACTGGCTCGGTTCCGCTGCTCGAGTGGATGCAGACGTACCGCCGGGCCTCCCATCCTTCACCCCTTTCGATGTTTCGCTCGTCGCGCAGCTCTGGCCGGGGGCCCTCGGCATCGCCCTGATGAGCTTCACCGAGACGATCGCGGCCGGACGCGCGTTCGCGACGAGCGAAGAGCCTCCGCTGCGGCCGAACCAGGAGCTAGTGGCGACGGGACTCGCGACTGCGGGCGGCGCGCTCCTGGGAGCCATGCCGGCGGGTGGCGGCACGTCCCAGACTGCCGTGAACCGCCTCGCGGGAGCCCGCACGCAGTTGGCCGAGCTGGTTACCGCGGCGGCCACGCTCCTCACGATGCTCTTCCTCGCGGGCCTCATCGGGCTCTTGCCGCACACGGTCCTGGCCGCGGTGGTCATCGTCTACTCGATCGGGCTGATCAAGCCGGCGGACTTCCGGGCCATCCTCGCGGTCCGACGAACCGAGTTCATCTGGGCCCTGACCGCGCTCGCGGGCGTGGTCCTCCTGGGGACCCTGCAGGGCATCCTCGTGGCCATCGTGGTGTCCCTGATCGCTCTTGCCCAGCAGGCGACCAACCCTCCGGTCCACGTCCTCGTCCGCAAGCCCGGCACCAACGTCTTCCGGCCGCGCTCGACGGAGCACCCCCAGGACGAATCCTTCCCCGGTCTCCTGATCCTCCGCTTGGAGGGCCGCGTGTTCTTCGCCAACGCGGAGCGCATCGCGGAGAAGCTGCGGGCGGCCATGGAGGAGGCGGCGCCGAAGCCGAGCGTCGTGGCCCTCGACCTCAACGGCGTGCCCGATCTCGAGTACACCGCCCTGAAGATGCTGATCGAGGCCGAGCGGCGCCAGCGCCACCGCGGGGTCTCGTTGTGGCTGGTCGGGCTCAACCCGAGCGTGCTCGAGGTGATCCAGCGCTCGTCGCTCTGGCCGACGCTCGGCCGCGACCGCATGCACTTCAACGTCGAGGTCGCGGTCGCTCGTTACCTGGGGGCCGCGCCGGATGCCACCGCAACCGTGAGATCGGCGGGCGGCTGAGCGGGAAGCGCAGCCCGCACTTCCCGGCGACTTCGTTTCCGCGGTCCGTCAGGATCTCGAACGTCAGCTGGCGGGTCCGGATCAGCTCCCGGTGTGTGCTCGGGCGACAAGAAGCAATAGGCGCGACGATTGACATGGCTGCGAATCGCGCCGATGATCGCTGAGCCGATGAGCGCGTGATGACGCGCGGCGAACGCTTCGCCCCTCCCAGTGACAGAGGACGACTATGGCGACGTACTCGATCGGTGATGTCGACCGGCGTGAAGTCCTGGCCATGCTGGCCATTCTGGCCGCGTCGGCGGTAGTTCCACCACGCGTCGCGTCTTCCCAGACGGGACTCGCACGGACACCCGGTCAGATCCTCGGCCCGTTCTATCCGCTCAAGTCGCTCCCGGCCACGTCTGATCTGACCCGCGTGCCCGGTCGACCCGGGCGCGCCGAGGGTCAGGTCCTCAACGTCATGGGGCGCGTGCTGAATCTCGCCGGCCAGCCGGTCCGCGATGCCACGGTCGAGGTCTGGCAGGCCAATGCCCACGGACGGTACACGCATCCGAGCGACCCCAATCGGGCGCCGCTGGATCCGAACTTCGATGGGGCTGCGACCCTGAAGACCGATGTGGAGGGCCGTTATCGATTCAAGACGATCAAGCCCGCCGCGTACCCCGCCGGACCCAACATGATGCGGCCGGCGCACATCCACTTCCAGGTCACCGGTCGGGAGGATCGGCTCGTCACGCAGATGTATTTCGCCGGCGATCCGTACAACGCGACGGATGTCTTTCTCAACAGTGCGGGGCGCAAGGAGCTCCTGATCATGCCCCTGCTCGAGCCGACTGCGGAGCTCGAGCCGGATTCCAAGCTGGTTCGATTCGACATCGTCGTCTACAAGGGGTGACAGTCAGAAACGGCAGCGGGGTCAGTTCCAGAGGCGGGTGGAGAAGTAGCGTTCTCCCAGGTCGTTGAACAAGGTCACGACACGTCCCGCTCGCTCGCGACGGGCGATACGTTCAACGCCCACCATGTAGGCCCCGGACGACTGGCCCACGAAAAATCCGGCACGGGCTAGCCTGACGCACATCGCGTAGGCATCCTCGCTGGTGACCGGTATCCGTTCGTCGATGACCGCCTCGTCGAGGATCGCGGGAACGATATCCCCAGGCCCGAGCGGCTTGAGCCCTTCGATCCCGGGGAACACCTCCGGGATGACACACACGACGCGGATCGCGGGGTCGTGCTCCTTCAGCCGTCGCCCCAGGCCGGTCACCGTGCCTCCCGTCCCGACCCCGACGACAAGATGCGTCAGCCGGCCTCCGGTTTGCTCGAGGATCTCGACCGCCGTCGTCTCGTAGTGGGCGCGCCAGTTGTCCTCGTTGCTGTACTGGTCGCAGAAGAAATAATTCTCCGCGTCGGCGTCATGCCGGCGGTGGACCTCCCGCAACGCTTCGTCGTAGCCCTTCAGCGCGTCCGTATAGGTCAGCCGAGCGCCGTGTGCCAGCAGGCGCTTCTTCCGTTCGGTGCTGGCATTGTCGGGGATGACGATCTCGACCGGGTAGCCGATGATCCGACCCACCATCGCGTACGCGATCCCCGCGTTGCCCGATGAGCTGTCCAGGATGGTCTTGCCGGGCCGCAGGCGGCCATTCGCCAGGGCCGCGAGCAGCATGTTCAAGACCGGCCGGTCCTTGAGCGAGCCGCCCGGGTTGAGGCATTCCATCTTGGCCAGCACCTCGACGCCGGGCCGCTCGTCGCCGAACACGCTCACCGGTACCAGCGGAGTGTTGCCGATCGCCCGGAGCGCCGGGTAGCGGGCCAGCAACGGTTCGATGCGTCGGTCCCACGGCATGGGAGAGCCGGCCGGGTCAGCCGCTCACCGGCGGCGGGGACAGACCGCCGCCGGTGAGCGAGCGT
This region of Candidatus Methylomirabilota bacterium genomic DNA includes:
- a CDS encoding PLP-dependent cysteine synthase family protein, with the translated sequence MLARYPALRAIGNTPLVPVSVFGDERPGVEVLAKMECLNPGGSLKDRPVLNMLLAALANGRLRPGKTILDSSSGNAGIAYAMVGRIIGYPVEIVIPDNASTERKKRLLAHGARLTYTDALKGYDEALREVHRRHDADAENYFFCDQYSNEDNWRAHYETTAVEILEQTGGRLTHLVVGVGTGGTVTGLGRRLKEHDPAIRVVCVIPEVFPGIEGLKPLGPGDIVPAILDEAVIDERIPVTSEDAYAMCVRLARAGFFVGQSSGAYMVGVERIARRERAGRVVTLFNDLGERYFSTRLWN
- a CDS encoding CHAD domain-containing protein, which gives rise to MPRAPGQSCATSETSKGVKDGRPGGTSASTRAAEPSQSCRPRRRGVCGFAISHPRASIIWPVGYFSFPRYTPVEIEAKYTVARPAVFVTLLELGAVDGYALHPAGERHLVDHYLDTAQRALLRAGYSCRLRETEGGERWVVTVKELARAEGGVHRREEYECEIARYGPPGEWPDGPAREVVSGLAKDQALAELFALRQHRVLRAVERDGRAVGELSLDTVEIDVEGHRTAMHEVEIELAGDGTLDDLRAIDAGLGAFELEPQPASKFERALAILDSPRGAAPRKKKKTPGVRADEPLAEAGRKILRFHYERMRASEAGTLEGQDIEALHRMRVATRRQRAAFRIIAPQFRRKAIDAFRDELKTAAERLGAVRDLDVLIEAAERHGASLGPADARSFTPVLDDWQRRRRVARDELVAYLKADNYRSFTESYGAFLSTTGAGVKDVDAGDPPRPQLVRHLLPAAVWEHYGNVRAYETVLGWASLETIHALRIEGKRLRYLLEFFSEVLGPGPAPAIEALVALQDHIGDLHDAEVAMGLLREFLIRGTQASIDPAVAGAAKRYLGVEQARLRALERTLTRPWRRVASPRVRLLLARALAAL
- a CDS encoding protocatechuate 3,4-dioxygenase, with the protein product MATYSIGDVDRREVLAMLAILAASAVVPPRVASSQTGLARTPGQILGPFYPLKSLPATSDLTRVPGRPGRAEGQVLNVMGRVLNLAGQPVRDATVEVWQANAHGRYTHPSDPNRAPLDPNFDGAATLKTDVEGRYRFKTIKPAAYPAGPNMMRPAHIHFQVTGREDRLVTQMYFAGDPYNATDVFLNSAGRKELLIMPLLEPTAELEPDSKLVRFDIVVYKG